tctccgttgattaaaggtaggcaatgcatctgcatttgcggatgtctatgggcaacggtcgcctcgctatttcggcgaattcaggtggccgtttgctcgtttgtcaccttttgatataaaaaaaggaatttacatacaaacaaactcacataaaataaaattatgtactcGTGTAAAACATGAACGTCTTGTCAACCTCGTAAGTAGTCAGTTCGTATAGTAATGAAGCATGTCCCTTTTGCTAAATctgataattaaatgtattattctATAGAAATAGCACattacaatttcaatttcatacaaaaaagggtaagaaatcaaattacattataaaagatCTTCGATTATCTGAGGAAACagttgaattaattttcacaaaaattatagttagttttttttcacGCGTATAAAGTCACGTGCAATAGCTAGTTGAAATTATAggaaatgatataattttattgagacTTTTGACATTGATATTGTAATGCATGCCGAAAGTTCAGTGTGCGGAtctgaaatttaaatgaaaatatagcgCCTGTAGTTTTATTGCGGCAAAAAACTTATTAGGTATTTAactaatcatttttaaattatttttatttatttaaatttcacataATTTCTTGTAacccttaatattaatattgagtaaaataatcaatatgttttatattgaaatgtatGGAAATATGGATAAGATTTATCTCTGATCTTAAAGAATCGGgtaatgaaagaatttttttttttagaaaaaaatctgtgtgttttatttaagtaacatataattatctatatatataaaagaaagttgtgttagttacactatttataactcgagaacggctgaatcgatttgactgaaaattggtgggaaggtagcttagaaccaggaaacggacataggataatttttaccccgttttctattttttattccgcgcggacggagtcgcggataaaagctagtatcttataattaaaaacatttctttttatgtttagttaaatacacaattttattattagcttTTGTACAGCTAAGTATTAAAACATCAAAAGTCAGGGGAAATTCTATCAAATATAACCACAGGTATTAAACGACTGATACAGGATGTTTTCTCGTATACTTTCATGTGTTCGTTTTTCAATATCATTGTAACATCCTGTAGCGTAAACgactgaactgattttgacGAATGAGGTCATATTTGATTCTTTTTCTACCACTAGGGTGTGAGTGTTCTAGGtcaggtttatttttatttttagataacaaatagttcttttaaaaaaatcaaaacccACAGTCGATATcacgatattaaaatttattcttcaATGTCCTatgttcttttctttctttcctcTGTCGTTTTCTTTAAAGACTTCTCTTTTATAAGTTCCATCACCAGTTCTTTTAATCCTAGCTTCCACTACCTCACCTGACGCAGTCTTAAGATCGTAAGCCCATCCTAACTTGGCGAAGAAGTCGATAGTCGATGTACTAAAGTTCAGCCAGTTATTCCCAAGTTCTCCTGCTTTGTAATCCCATGGGAATGTGTGATGGTAATTATGGAAGCCCTCTCCTAATGTAACTAGAGATACTCCCATGTTTTCCACCGGCATTATATTCTCATCATAAGGTCTACTTCCCCATAAATGTGCAAAACTGTTTATACAGCAAATGGAATGAACGCCAAGAATGAATCTTaatatgttgaaattaaaGGCGTTAACGAAGGTTTCATTCCAGAAGTACATAGGAATTAACACCGGAATTATGAAACACAGAGATCCCATGAATGGTATTGcatatctgaaataaataatgtcgTTAATAAAAATCCTATGGGTCTAGAACAGTGTTTCCCAACCAGGATTGGATCCATGTCCCATTTTTCAGGATGAACATGACTATTGCccccttataaattttgttcagaaataaatttctctcgAGGCCTACATTTACAATcttagagaaataattaaatactacttttggctgactagatcaatttcatttaaatttttaaacacgataacacatataaatagtttaaatgcaatggatttttgtctctaaaatgtttttatgtactttttagcaCTGGCTATCATTGTAAGGATGTagccttaagtttttaaatctccgAATTGCCCCCCTCTATATCTAAATGTCCCCAAGTGGAGCGTACGCCCCGccttgggaaacactggtctaGAACGAATCTATgcgccatcgtatcgtcattgAGAAATTTGCATTTAAGCAGCCCCTTATCGAGTGTAAactaaaaatctcatactaaatttattctctcttataaaaatgtcataacTTTTTTGCCCACTCACTAATACGACGAAATAAGTACTAGTAGTTTAAATTGAAGTTAACCTTTTTATAGAATGTAGACGGCATTCAAAAAGGTGTAGCTGTTTTTGAGAAAAAACAAACTCGCAAACAAATCGACGGTAAAACGAaagttcaatattttttcttgtttactTACTTCTTTTGGAACATAAGTACAGGATTACTGTGAACATCGtccatataaattgtattccCTAATCGTTTTATTTCGgaatgttttttaatcaacAGCCATCCCATATGAGAGAAGAAGAACCCTCGTTTAGCATTATGAGGGTCGGCGTTCGTATCAGAATATTTGTGATGCATTCTGTGATCTCTAACCCAATTGTAACTCGTTAACTGGCAAGCTATAGATGTAcagatcattaaaaatatttgtagagGTAATTTAGCCTTGTACGCTCTATGACTCCATAGTCTGTGCGAGCCCATTGTTGTGCCGAGGACTGAGAGGGTCCAGAGTATAACACCTGAGAACAGAGATTGCATTAAGTCGTATTCCGACAAATCTGAAAATAATCACAATTTAGCCAACATATTACACCTTCACATCTCACCCTTTTATAGTAAGAGAAGGGGAGATAGAATTGACAGAGGAGTGGATGAATAGGAAAGGGAATATCTTTTTACCATCAGATGCcttgcctacatttaatcaGGTGAGGGTACGGACAGCTAGATAATGTTTTCCTTTCCTAAGTATCTCCTAATCCGTTAATTCCTCTTTTCATACTCTTAAGAAAGGGGAGAGAAGGGGAAGAGAATTGAAATTTAAGCCTCctgcacgcacactcatcagccTATACGCAGAATTCCCTACTCTTACTTACCCAATATAATAGTAGGCCATTTAACAGACGTAAAGGATAGATACAATCCATATATAGCAAAAAGGTGGTAAGCAGcgtatataaaaacattcacatataCAAATTCAACTTTTTCAGGTTTTTCACTCACTACAGATGTCTTCGCTTGTAGGTGAAATTCCTCCAAAGAACTTTTATTTGGATTCGGAGTCATATTTGTAActgaaagtaataaatgtaagaGATTAGATACACGGGCTACAAGTTGATGTCTACAGCTTTAAGGTAGTGAAGTAAAGAAGAAAACAACACGATGCAtctttcaccgtaagaacgatGGTGAAGTGTATacatgtaaatcgaaaatcgaaaaacattggtacatgacgggattcgaacccaggacctgaagattgcaagtcaagtgcttagcCCCTGAGCCAACGACTCTTTAGAATCACGAtcttcaaatttcatttaatcgtATAGATTCCGTTTTTTTTACCTTCATCATGTTAACAATGAAAAAGTCTGTTgttagaattgaaaaaaaaaaactataaaaccgTAGTTAAATTTGTCAAAGAATAAAACGAAAGCTAATTAGGTAGTCAGTTTAGTTAAAACAAGTACCcgttttttttgcaaatgagtgtaaaattaaaagaccgaagtaaaaattaaaaaaatatgtggtTAAAAACGAAATATCAAACCACCAAACCACGGATAGAAAAAATGATTTGAGTTCGAATATTGAATTCCGCCGTTAATAAAGGGTTTTTCCAATAGGGACTTGACAATTTAGAATTTAGTTTGTGAATGCACCTTTTCACTTAACATAGAACTGTTActgttagtttatttagtagacattaactaattaattaagaaacggcttaactcacgtttgatcgtccggtggcggcaccgactagtttcgaacccatcgggggtccatcttcagggcgagtgtttaatccgaagacttcgcggtcgcgtcgcgtctcgcacatcgcggttaagccgtttcttaattaattaattatgatgtctcacgaaagtttaaacaatttaatagacattaacTTTTCATCATATACGAACGAACAATGTCTGcaaatcttaaaaatttactacaaaaaaaaaaaattatcgcgCCATgattatagattatttttggCCCGAATTGGAATATATGGACTTGGACGGCTTGTGATTTCAACAGGACGGCGCCACACAGCACACGTTACAATAGAATTATTGAAGAACAAGTTTGATGAGCGTGTTATCTCAAGTAATGAACCAGTCGATTAGCCGCCTTGTTTGTGCGATTTATCGCCTCTAGATTTTTCTTTGGGGATACGTCAAAACATTGTTCTGTGCTAATAAGCCGAAGACGTTGGAAGAGTTCAAAGCCAACTTTGAACGCGAAATAGCAGCCGTTTAGGCCGAAATGTGTGGCCGAGTCATGGAAAATTTGGTCCAAAGAATCCACCGCTGCAAACGTACCCACGGTGGCCATATGAGCAAAGTCTAAAGTTTTTGATATATATCAAATagttttcgttttattttggaaaaaaacgGTGTCAGGTAGTTTGGAAAACCCTTTATAAGGATAATAATTACTGCTACGATagatgtgttatttttatttcttgttattgaaattgaaaacaacaaacaagTTTTACAACAGTCGAAACCCTGAGGATGTCAATGTCattcacaaaaaaacattattttctgtGAAAggagtaattttatataatactagcttttacccgcgactccgtccgcgttgaataaaaaatagaaaacggggtaaaaaattatcctatgtccgtttcctggtactaagctacctgcccaccaattttcagtcaaatcgattcagccgttcttgagttataaatggtgtaactaacacgactttcttttatatatatagatatatacagGATATTTATTCGTCGattcaatgaaatttagcGTAACTTTCCACTGCACTTAATAGCACATAGACTACCAAGAAATCCTAATTACGCACAAACAAAGATGCAGTCAAAAAAAGGATCCGTGTACACAGACCGGGGCGGAGAGTAGAGCAGATTATATAAcccaaataaaat
The nucleotide sequence above comes from Papilio machaon chromosome 28, ilPapMach1.1, whole genome shotgun sequence. Encoded proteins:
- the LOC106709407 gene encoding acyl-CoA Delta(11) desaturase; translation: MTPNPNKSSLEEFHLQAKTSVVSEKPEKVEFVYVNVFIYAAYHLFAIYGLYLSFTSVKWPTIILGVILWTLSVLGTTMGSHRLWSHRAYKAKLPLQIFLMICTSIACQLTSYNWVRDHRMHHKYSDTNADPHNAKRGFFFSHMGWLLIKKHSEIKRLGNTIYMDDVHSNPVLMFQKKYAIPFMGSLCFIIPVLIPMYFWNETFVNAFNFNILRFILGVHSICCINSFAHLWGSRPYDENIMPVENMGVSLVTLGEGFHNYHHTFPWDYKAGELGNNWLNFSTSTIDFFAKLGWAYDLKTASGEVVEARIKRTGDGTYKREVFKENDRGKKEKNIGH